One Pseudonocardia sediminis DNA window includes the following coding sequences:
- a CDS encoding PGN_0703 family putative restriction endonuclease, with protein MSDAAQSLTIRPRDGRWAHLSLCVLDAVFSMGARYTTTVNTCRRYADSAKMVPLQDSTSPVVIGTDAEQSLRSFVAEMDAVGTDTFAETVLKNRQRTSPRGGIRKAQAALEYAGALVDAGVERYADLPALFADNTRLAALEGRLRDVPGNGSGDVRLGYLWMLLGDDHTIKPDRMVLRWLERVLGRTVGTGEARTLLTDAAVEIGRTPWELDHAVWNAERGHRRRVTSDPVVRRRHRAHQGRWREEILGAPEGPARQEERDGRGAELVDSMLPISHDGVSAVDAGWNLMSAAAVEYTRARVEVVREAKGVVQEDRLWRNLLSSQPLAFSLVGELRERPESTLKVLSTMTGQKIVAFDRINADDAPFELDGLQAEWAPRPATHTGDKSAADIAAAVRTSDGRRLLITVEVKYTDDFSRDRLEKAGRADRYGPLLERLGLADEEVEALHLAGGTQFLRSVLLTESVRANGECDDVLAVVLGRADDDRARNVVHTVDAAVPSVTVGYWSITGLLDVAAKHPDLSDWAESMAGRYVPDPA; from the coding sequence GTGTCCGACGCCGCGCAGTCTTTGACGATCAGACCGCGCGACGGCAGGTGGGCTCATCTCAGCCTCTGTGTCCTCGACGCGGTGTTCTCGATGGGTGCGCGCTACACGACGACGGTGAACACCTGCCGCCGGTACGCGGACTCCGCGAAGATGGTGCCGCTGCAGGACTCGACCTCGCCGGTCGTCATCGGCACCGACGCCGAACAGTCCCTGCGCAGCTTCGTCGCCGAGATGGATGCGGTCGGTACCGACACGTTCGCGGAGACCGTCCTGAAGAACCGGCAGCGCACCAGCCCCCGTGGCGGAATCCGCAAGGCACAAGCGGCGCTGGAGTACGCCGGTGCGCTCGTGGACGCCGGCGTCGAGCGCTATGCGGATCTGCCCGCCCTGTTCGCCGACAACACCCGTCTGGCTGCGCTGGAGGGTCGGCTGCGCGATGTCCCGGGAAACGGGAGCGGTGACGTCCGGCTCGGCTATCTCTGGATGCTGCTCGGCGACGACCACACCATCAAGCCGGACCGGATGGTCCTCCGATGGCTGGAGCGGGTTCTCGGCCGCACGGTCGGTACCGGCGAGGCACGCACGCTCCTCACTGATGCAGCCGTCGAGATCGGTCGCACCCCGTGGGAACTCGACCATGCCGTGTGGAACGCCGAGCGTGGCCACAGGCGTCGGGTCACCTCCGATCCGGTCGTGCGACGTCGTCATCGTGCGCACCAGGGCCGGTGGCGGGAAGAGATCCTCGGTGCCCCGGAAGGTCCGGCGAGACAGGAGGAGCGAGACGGCCGAGGGGCCGAACTCGTCGACAGCATGCTGCCCATCTCCCACGACGGGGTCTCCGCCGTGGATGCGGGCTGGAACCTCATGTCCGCCGCGGCCGTCGAGTACACACGCGCACGGGTCGAGGTGGTTCGGGAGGCGAAAGGTGTCGTCCAGGAGGACCGCCTCTGGCGCAATTTGCTGTCCAGCCAGCCACTGGCGTTCAGCCTCGTCGGGGAGCTGCGGGAACGGCCGGAATCCACGCTGAAGGTTCTGTCGACCATGACCGGGCAGAAGATCGTGGCGTTCGACCGGATCAATGCCGACGACGCCCCCTTCGAGCTCGACGGCCTGCAGGCCGAGTGGGCGCCGCGCCCCGCGACGCACACCGGTGACAAGAGCGCGGCTGACATCGCTGCCGCCGTCCGCACCTCCGACGGACGCCGACTGTTGATCACCGTCGAGGTGAAGTACACCGATGACTTCTCCAGAGATCGGTTGGAGAAGGCAGGCCGCGCGGATCGGTATGGGCCGCTGCTGGAGCGGCTCGGTCTCGCGGATGAAGAGGTCGAGGCATTGCATCTCGCCGGCGGGACACAGTTCCTGCGTTCCGTTCTGCTCACCGAATCGGTGCGCGCGAACGGCGAGTGCGACGACGTGCTGGCGGTGGTGCTCGGTCGAGCCGACGACGACCGTGCACGGAACGTCGTGCACACGGTTGACGCAGCCGTCCCGTCGGTAACCGTCGGATACTGGTCCATTACCGGATTGCTCGACGTTGCGGCAAAGCATCCCGATCTCTCGGACTGGGCGGAGTCCATGGCAGGTCGATACGTGCCCGATCCCGCTTGA
- a CDS encoding cytochrome P450 — translation MVSHSADVEVGGVRIVAGDAVLLAPAAANRDPDRFDDPERFDIDRDDAGGHLAFGHGPHFCIGAGLARIELTEVFRALPARFPGLRLARPRTELGLRSDLFTGGLRELPVTW, via the coding sequence ATGGTGTCGCATAGCGCGGACGTGGAGGTCGGCGGCGTCCGGATCGTGGCGGGGGACGCGGTGCTGCTCGCCCCGGCCGCGGCGAACCGCGACCCGGACCGCTTCGACGACCCCGAGCGCTTCGACATCGACCGCGACGACGCCGGGGGACACCTGGCCTTCGGGCACGGGCCGCACTTCTGCATCGGGGCGGGGCTGGCCCGGATCGAGCTGACCGAGGTGTTCCGCGCGCTGCCCGCACGGTTCCCCGGACTGCGTCTCGCCCGCCCCCGGACCGAGCTCGGCCTCCGCTCGGACCTGTTCACCGGCGGGCTGCGGGAGCTGCCGGTCACCTGGTGA
- a CDS encoding GNAT family N-acetyltransferase produces MELRIAGLDHPDAVALNDEVQSYYRRIYGDGDLTSLLSEQFEAPRGVYLVGYDGDRAVASGAWRALDPEPADDVVREGDAEIKRMYVVPDVRGKGHARAVLAELERTALAAGRRRMVLETGTEQPDAVALYASSGYTPIGTFGYHRDDPRSRCFAKNLA; encoded by the coding sequence ATCGAGCTGCGCATCGCCGGCCTGGACCACCCCGACGCCGTGGCCCTGAACGACGAGGTGCAGAGCTACTACCGGCGGATCTACGGCGACGGGGACCTGACGTCGCTGCTGTCCGAGCAGTTCGAGGCGCCGCGCGGGGTCTACCTGGTCGGCTACGACGGCGATCGCGCGGTCGCGTCCGGAGCCTGGCGGGCTCTTGACCCCGAACCGGCCGACGACGTCGTCCGCGAGGGCGACGCCGAGATCAAGCGGATGTATGTCGTGCCCGACGTCCGGGGCAAGGGGCACGCCCGGGCGGTGCTCGCCGAGCTCGAACGCACGGCGCTCGCGGCCGGGCGGCGCCGGATGGTGCTCGAGACCGGGACCGAGCAGCCCGACGCCGTCGCGCTCTACGCCAGCTCCGGCTACACTCCGATCGGGACGTTCGGGTACCACCGTGACGACCCCCGCTCGCGCTGTTTCGCGAAGAACCTGGCGTAG
- the mbhE gene encoding hydrogen gas-evolving membrane-bound hydrogenase subunit E: MLVLVLAHLVVAGALPMVARRSRALAFGVAAVLPAITLVWALANYEAALGPGVSERIEWVPQLGLSLSLRLDALGLEMVVLVSGLGALILAYSARYFGSGSRDAPRTATLLLAFAGFMLGLVLADDLLTLYVFWELTTIASFLLVGQGGLHRANRRAAVQALLVTVFGGLAMLLGIVLLGHAAGTYVISEIVAAPPGGAAATAGIVLILLGALTKSAQLPFHPWLPAAMAAPTPVSAYLHAASMVKAGVVLVARLSPAFAVRPEWWVPVVVLGLATMLLGGWRALTEPDLKRLLAFGTVSQLGFLMVLFGAGGRIAAFAGMGMLLAHGLFKAPLFMVVGAIDKITGTRRIDELSGLGKRRPALAWIAGLAGASMAGLPPMLGFVGKEAAFEAFLHDADLRGWIVALGLLAGSMLTVAYTVRFFWGAFATKPGLEPTESSAPAAGLTVPAWICAIAGVALGVLYGFPDAPAAAYAAAYPEVGDPVAEDYHLALWHGLGLPLLFSALAILGGLALHRWNPMVATTSTRFATPFSAQRGYEHVVSGLERLATFVTGRLQAGSLPVYLGSVLITMLALPGVAMVRALIDGLLPPMPRLIDTVLQLPLGAAVILCALGLLRARRRFTAVLLVGAIGYGIGGLFIVDGGPDLALAQFLVETLTLVAFVFVLRRLPAHFDSVRTARPTRRATVTKAVVAGTAGIMVALTAVLLGGARTAPATASAEYIAQSREGTGSDNVIAAILVDFRALDTVGEISVLLVAAAGTASLVLATRFDRRNRRGDLDSGSGSPEHEREVAG, translated from the coding sequence GTGCTCGTGCTCGTGCTCGCCCACCTCGTGGTGGCCGGTGCGCTACCGATGGTGGCGCGCCGCAGCCGGGCCCTCGCGTTCGGCGTCGCCGCGGTCCTGCCCGCGATCACGCTGGTCTGGGCGCTCGCGAACTACGAGGCCGCGCTCGGCCCGGGTGTCTCCGAACGGATCGAGTGGGTTCCACAGCTCGGCCTGTCGCTGAGCCTGCGCCTGGACGCGCTCGGCCTGGAGATGGTCGTGCTGGTCAGCGGGCTCGGCGCGCTCATCCTGGCCTACAGCGCCCGCTACTTCGGCTCCGGCAGCCGCGACGCACCACGCACGGCGACGCTGCTGCTCGCCTTCGCGGGCTTCATGCTCGGCCTGGTCCTGGCCGACGACCTGCTCACGCTGTACGTGTTCTGGGAGCTGACGACGATCGCATCGTTCCTGCTGGTCGGGCAGGGTGGGCTGCACCGGGCGAACCGGCGCGCCGCCGTCCAGGCCCTGCTGGTGACGGTGTTCGGCGGGCTGGCGATGCTGCTCGGGATCGTGCTGCTGGGCCACGCCGCCGGCACGTACGTGATCTCCGAGATCGTCGCCGCGCCCCCGGGCGGGGCCGCCGCGACGGCCGGGATCGTGCTGATCCTGCTCGGCGCACTCACCAAGTCCGCGCAGCTGCCGTTCCACCCCTGGCTCCCGGCGGCGATGGCCGCCCCGACACCGGTCAGCGCCTACCTGCACGCGGCGTCGATGGTGAAGGCCGGCGTCGTGCTGGTCGCGCGGCTGTCGCCGGCGTTCGCCGTCCGTCCGGAGTGGTGGGTCCCGGTCGTCGTCCTCGGACTGGCCACGATGCTGCTCGGCGGCTGGCGCGCGCTCACCGAGCCCGACCTCAAGCGGCTGCTCGCCTTCGGCACGGTCAGCCAGCTCGGCTTCCTGATGGTGCTCTTCGGTGCGGGCGGGCGGATCGCCGCGTTCGCCGGCATGGGCATGCTGCTGGCGCACGGCCTGTTCAAGGCGCCGCTGTTCATGGTCGTCGGCGCGATCGACAAGATCACCGGGACCCGGCGCATCGACGAGCTGTCCGGGCTCGGGAAGCGCCGGCCGGCGCTGGCGTGGATCGCCGGGCTCGCCGGGGCGTCGATGGCGGGCCTGCCACCGATGCTCGGCTTCGTCGGCAAGGAGGCCGCGTTCGAGGCGTTCCTGCACGACGCCGACCTGCGTGGCTGGATCGTCGCGCTCGGGCTGCTCGCCGGGTCGATGCTCACCGTCGCCTACACCGTCCGCTTCTTCTGGGGCGCGTTCGCCACCAAGCCCGGCCTCGAGCCGACCGAGTCCTCCGCGCCCGCGGCCGGGCTGACCGTGCCGGCCTGGATCTGCGCGATCGCCGGAGTCGCGCTCGGTGTGTTGTACGGCTTCCCCGACGCACCGGCCGCCGCCTACGCGGCGGCGTACCCCGAGGTCGGGGACCCGGTCGCCGAGGACTACCACCTGGCCCTGTGGCACGGCCTCGGGCTGCCGCTGCTGTTCTCCGCGCTGGCGATCCTCGGCGGTCTGGCCCTGCACCGGTGGAACCCCATGGTCGCGACGACGTCGACGCGGTTCGCGACCCCGTTCTCCGCGCAACGCGGCTACGAGCACGTGGTGAGCGGGCTGGAGCGCCTGGCCACGTTCGTCACCGGTCGCCTGCAGGCCGGTTCGCTCCCGGTCTATCTGGGGTCGGTGCTGATCACGATGCTGGCCCTGCCCGGCGTCGCGATGGTGCGGGCGCTGATCGACGGCCTGCTGCCGCCGATGCCGCGCCTGATCGACACCGTCCTGCAGCTGCCCCTCGGCGCCGCGGTGATCCTCTGCGCGCTGGGCCTGCTCCGCGCGCGCCGCCGGTTCACCGCGGTCCTGCTGGTCGGGGCCATCGGCTACGGCATCGGCGGGCTGTTCATCGTCGACGGCGGGCCGGACCTGGCGCTGGCGCAGTTCCTGGTCGAGACGCTGACGCTGGTCGCGTTCGTGTTCGTCCTCCGGCGGCTGCCCGCACACTTCGACTCCGTGCGCACCGCGCGGCCGACGCGGCGGGCCACGGTGACCAAGGCGGTCGTCGCGGGCACCGCGGGGATCATGGTCGCGCTGACCGCGGTGCTCCTCGGCGGCGCCCGGACCGCCCCGGCCACCGCCAGCGCCGAGTACATCGCACAGTCCCGTGAGGGCACGGGGTCGGACAACGTGATCGCCGCGATCCTGGTCGACTTCCGCGCGCTGGACACCGTCGGCGAGATCAGCGTGCTGCTGGTGGCCGCGGCGGGCACGGCGAGCCTGGTGCTGGCCACCCGGTTCGACCGCCGGAACCGCCGCGGCGACCTCGACAGCGGTTCCGGATCACCGGAGCACGAGAGGGAGGTGGCGGGATGA
- a CDS encoding MnhB domain-containing protein: protein MTIDDRPTSEPVPFAEWDTPAEQWSLPGECPVGARRTLLLETAARVLFPIVLVFSVYLLIVGHYGPGGGFAGGLTAGLAFVLRYIAGGGADGAEIGARIKVRPPMLVGLGLTLAVLAALIPVLFGAPVLASAKATFVLPVIGEVDLVSSLALDIGVYLLIIGVVLDLLRSLGSGIERDARDAGDDPEDVEHPVMRP from the coding sequence ATGACGATCGACGATCGCCCCACGAGCGAACCGGTTCCGTTCGCCGAGTGGGACACCCCGGCCGAACAGTGGTCGCTGCCGGGCGAGTGCCCGGTCGGTGCCCGCCGCACGCTGCTGCTGGAGACGGCCGCGCGGGTGCTGTTCCCGATCGTGCTGGTGTTCTCGGTGTACCTGCTGATCGTGGGGCACTACGGCCCCGGCGGCGGGTTCGCCGGCGGCCTGACCGCGGGCCTGGCGTTCGTGCTGCGCTACATCGCCGGTGGAGGTGCCGACGGTGCCGAGATCGGCGCCCGGATCAAGGTGCGGCCGCCGATGCTGGTGGGCCTCGGGCTCACGCTGGCGGTGCTCGCCGCGCTGATCCCGGTCCTGTTCGGGGCGCCCGTGCTGGCCAGCGCCAAGGCGACGTTCGTGCTGCCGGTGATCGGTGAGGTCGACCTCGTGTCGAGCCTCGCCCTGGACATCGGGGTCTACCTGCTGATCATCGGCGTGGTGCTGGACCTGCTGCGCTCGCTGGGCAGCGGTATCGAGCGCGACGCACGGGACGCCGGCGACGACCCGGAGGACGTGGAGCATCCGGTGATGCGGCCGTGA
- a CDS encoding Na+/H+ antiporter subunit D, with protein sequence MTAASFLIALPAIAILLPILGAALSVIASRSARLQRVIGIAVLTLVTAIAAVLLVAADRNGPVVTELGGWPAPIGVVLVADRLSALLLLISTLVTLAVLVYAIDQRISDYGRETPSTTFHPIFLMLSTGVSMAYLTGDLFSLFVAFEIMLAASYVLITRRTDAARVRSGMTYVIVSLASSLLFLTTIALVYASTGTVNMADLAGRIGQLPPELATVLSLMAVVVFGIKAAIVPLHFWLPDSYPNAPAPVTALFAGLLTKVGIYALLRTQTLIFPHDRPSILLLSIAALTMIVGALGALAQNDLNRLLSFLLVSHIGFMLFGLAVFDVRGVAGTALYVVHHITVQATLFLVSGLITRRTGTVSIDAMGGLVKLSPGLAVLFAIPALTLAGIPPTSGFVAKLALLEAGAGAGVAGSVVAGVVIVASLLTLYAMARVWVRVFWGKPKEPLPDPDPFDELVVGTARTSAPMFVASAGLIAVSVLIAVAAGPLTEVTTRAGDDLIGRTPYVDAVLGVGAPGAGEPGVGR encoded by the coding sequence ATGACCGCCGCCTCGTTCCTGATCGCCCTGCCCGCGATCGCGATCCTGCTGCCGATCCTGGGCGCGGCGCTGTCGGTGATCGCCTCCCGCTCCGCACGCCTGCAGCGGGTGATCGGCATCGCGGTGCTCACGCTGGTCACCGCGATCGCGGCGGTGCTGCTGGTCGCCGCGGACCGGAACGGTCCGGTCGTCACCGAGCTCGGGGGGTGGCCGGCGCCGATCGGTGTCGTCCTGGTGGCCGACCGGCTCTCGGCCCTGTTGCTGCTGATCTCGACGCTGGTGACCCTCGCGGTCCTGGTCTACGCGATCGACCAGCGGATCTCCGACTACGGCCGGGAGACGCCGTCGACGACGTTCCACCCCATCTTCCTGATGCTCTCGACCGGTGTGTCGATGGCGTACCTGACCGGCGACCTGTTCAGCCTGTTCGTCGCGTTCGAGATCATGCTGGCCGCGTCCTACGTGCTGATCACCCGGCGCACCGACGCCGCCCGGGTGCGGTCCGGGATGACGTACGTGATCGTCAGCCTGGCCTCGTCGCTGCTGTTCCTGACCACGATCGCGCTGGTCTACGCCTCGACCGGCACGGTCAACATGGCCGACCTGGCCGGTCGGATCGGGCAGCTGCCGCCCGAGCTGGCCACGGTGCTGAGCCTGATGGCCGTGGTGGTGTTCGGGATCAAGGCGGCGATCGTGCCGCTGCACTTCTGGCTGCCCGACAGCTATCCGAACGCGCCCGCACCGGTCACCGCGCTGTTCGCGGGCCTGCTGACCAAGGTCGGCATCTACGCGCTGCTGCGGACCCAGACGCTGATCTTCCCGCACGACCGGCCGTCGATCCTGCTGCTGTCGATCGCGGCCCTGACGATGATCGTCGGCGCGCTGGGTGCGCTGGCGCAGAACGACCTGAACCGGTTGTTGTCGTTCCTGCTGGTCAGCCACATCGGCTTCATGCTGTTCGGGCTGGCCGTGTTCGACGTGCGCGGGGTAGCGGGCACGGCCCTCTACGTCGTGCATCACATCACCGTGCAGGCGACGCTGTTCCTGGTCAGCGGTCTGATCACGCGAAGAACCGGGACCGTGTCGATCGACGCGATGGGTGGGCTGGTCAAGCTCTCGCCCGGGCTGGCCGTGCTGTTCGCGATACCGGCGCTGACGCTGGCCGGGATCCCGCCGACGTCGGGGTTCGTGGCGAAGCTGGCGCTGCTCGAGGCCGGCGCCGGGGCGGGCGTCGCGGGGTCGGTGGTGGCCGGAGTCGTGATCGTCGCCAGCCTGCTGACGCTCTACGCGATGGCGCGGGTCTGGGTCAGGGTGTTCTGGGGCAAGCCCAAGGAACCGCTGCCGGACCCTGACCCGTTCGACGAGCTCGTCGTCGGGACGGCGCGCACGTCGGCACCGATGTTCGTCGCCAGCGCCGGGCTGATCGCGGTCAGCGTGCTGATCGCGGTCGCGGCGGGACCGCTGACCGAGGTCACCACCCGCGCGGGGGACGACCTGATCGGGCGCACCCCCTACGTCGACGCCGTGCTCGGCGTCGGAGCGCCGGGGGCCGGGGAGCCGGGGGTGGGCCGATGA
- a CDS encoding Na+/H+ antiporter subunit E, translating to MNSPFVRRLPQVLGLTLVWVALWGVFSPKIILGGLIVAVAVTVMFPMPLLDRLPVRPWPLLRLVGFLLVDLVRSGFSVGWETVRHGPRARAGIIAVPMLTRSGRVATMVAGTLSLAPGSFVLQIDRRRGVWYVYALGVTSEADVERVREQVLTLQRRVIAAFGHPDEVAGSRADVPAHPLSERTEEPS from the coding sequence ATGAACAGCCCCTTCGTCCGGCGGCTGCCGCAGGTCCTCGGCCTGACCCTGGTGTGGGTCGCGCTCTGGGGCGTGTTCTCGCCGAAGATCATTCTGGGTGGGCTGATCGTGGCGGTCGCCGTCACGGTGATGTTCCCGATGCCGCTGCTCGACCGGCTCCCGGTCCGGCCCTGGCCGCTGCTGCGCCTGGTCGGGTTCCTGCTGGTGGACCTCGTGCGGTCCGGGTTCTCGGTCGGCTGGGAGACGGTCCGGCACGGCCCCCGGGCCCGGGCCGGGATCATCGCCGTGCCGATGCTGACGCGGTCCGGGCGGGTCGCGACGATGGTCGCCGGCACGCTGTCGCTCGCGCCGGGCAGCTTCGTGCTGCAGATCGACCGGCGGCGCGGGGTCTGGTACGTCTACGCGCTCGGCGTGACCTCGGAGGCCGACGTCGAGCGGGTCCGGGAGCAGGTGCTCACGCTCCAGCGCCGGGTGATCGCGGCGTTCGGCCATCCCGACGAGGTGGCCGGCAGCCGTGCCGACGTACCGGCGCACCCGCTGTCGGAGAGGACGGAGGAGCCGTCGTGA
- a CDS encoding monovalent cation/H+ antiporter complex subunit F: MNVVFSLVLIMLTVAAGLTLMRIFRGPSTLDRVAALDVFVVLIVASAAVYVAFYQDGSNIPLLVAVSLIVLVGTATAARLLERWERHR; encoded by the coding sequence GTGAACGTCGTGTTCTCCCTCGTCCTGATCATGCTGACGGTCGCCGCCGGCCTGACCCTGATGCGGATCTTCCGTGGCCCGAGCACCCTGGACCGGGTGGCGGCGCTGGACGTGTTCGTCGTGCTGATCGTGGCGTCGGCGGCGGTCTACGTGGCCTTCTACCAGGACGGGTCGAACATCCCGCTGCTCGTCGCGGTGTCGCTGATCGTACTGGTCGGCACCGCCACCGCGGCCCGCCTGCTCGAACGCTGGGAGCGGCACCGATGA
- the mnhG gene encoding monovalent cation/H(+) antiporter subunit G, which produces MSWEQIRDVACAVLMLAGAAFCLLGALGLVRLPDLPARLQAATKPQTLGLLLILLGTAFRVSPESAVTLLLVVLFQVVTAPVISQIVGRSAYRSGTLDRSRLIVDDLTAQVERDERDAADRTTTTDPDRT; this is translated from the coding sequence GTGAGCTGGGAACAGATCCGCGACGTGGCGTGCGCCGTGCTGATGCTCGCCGGTGCGGCGTTCTGCCTGCTCGGGGCGCTCGGGCTGGTACGGCTGCCGGACCTGCCCGCCCGGCTGCAGGCCGCGACGAAACCGCAGACGCTCGGACTGCTGCTGATCCTGCTCGGCACCGCGTTCCGGGTGAGCCCCGAGAGCGCGGTGACACTGCTGCTGGTGGTGCTGTTCCAGGTCGTCACCGCGCCGGTGATCTCGCAGATCGTCGGGCGCTCGGCCTACCGCAGCGGCACCCTCGACCGGTCCCGCCTGATCGTCGACGACCTGACCGCCCAGGTCGAGAGGGACGAGCGCGACGCGGCCGACCGCACGACCACCACCGACCCCGACCGGACCTGA